The nucleotide sequence TAACCGATCTCTTTTTTGATGTTCCTTTAGTTTTTCCTCTCGATTAACGCGATTTGTAACATCTCTTGATACGAGAACTGTTTCAGTATTTCTAGGACCTTTCGTTCTGCTCGATTCTAGCCATAAATAATCGCCTTCTTTTCTCCTGAAACGAAACAGAATTTCTCCAGACTGGCAAGAAAAAAAGTATTGTTCCAACTTTTCCTGGTCCAATGGATGGCAAAAGCTAAAAATGGTTTGATCGTGCAGCTCGGCTGATGTGTAACCAAAAAGAGTCTCACAGGAAGGTGCCGCATATGTAAATCTTCCATCTAGTGAATGAGTGGAGAGAAAATCCTTTGCGTTGATCAGTGCTAAGCTTATATCATGTATATCTTTTATATCTGGGGCATAGGCTTGGTGAGTTTCTTCTTTAATCATAAAAAAGCCTCCCTTACAATTAATAGCTGTATAATATTTGAATCGATTGAAATCCTCTCTCTATTTTACTAGACGAGAGAGAAGAGGAACGAATATAATTTCAGTTTTTTAAAAATTAGAACTTTTATCCTGTTTTAATAAGTGAGTCTTCTATATGTATGAAGGGGGAACGGTTGTGGATGAAACATCAGGAGAGATCTGGAAGAGGGCATAAATGAGAAATCGAAGGACATGAATAATACCATTGAATTGGAGTATTCTGCACATCAAAAAAACAGGGTATACCCCTGATTTTCTTGCTTTGTATTTGAAAAGACAATCTGTGTGTATGGAAGCCTGCAGTAAATCAGTTTAATAGCGGGAGCCGGTTCCAGTCCCTCAAGGCCGAGAAATGCCAATAGCAGTCTATATTCCCTTTTTCTTCTTTTCAACATTTTTAATTGATTCCCCATTAGCGATATTAAACAATATGCTTTTAGGTTCATAAATTTTCTGGGAAGGCCATAATCCATGGTGGCCAGAAAATATATAACTGACTACACAGGCCACAAAAAAGTATTCTACTCCCTTACCGTCAAACATTTCCAATGCCAGCAGGAAAGCTGCTACAGGAGTATTTGATGCGGCGCTAAAAGCAGCAATCAACCCCAATGCAGCTAAAAAGGAAATAGGCAGATTTATAAATGTGTGCAAGGCATTGCCTAATGTCGCACCCATGAAAAATATCGGGATTGCTTCTCCGCCAACAAAGCCGGTTCCTAGAGTAACCGCAGTGAAAATCAATTTCCCTAGGAAGGCAAAGGGAGGAACTTCTTCTGTAAAAGACTGTTCTAACATCTGTAAGCTGCGGCCGTTGTAATCTTGTGAACCAACTATCACCGTTAATACTATAATGATAATTCCTCCAAAGAAGGCCCTTTTCATATGGTTCTTTTTGAAGATTTTTTCCGTTGTATTTTGTATACCATGTCTTAACTGGCAGTATGAAATACTTAATAGACTAAAAATAATTGATAGAAGGATGACTTTTAAAAAAGTAAGAAGAGATAATTCAGGAACTGTTTGAATAATGAACTCTTCGTGTTTATGTCCCCAGGCTGCTGTCGTGACGTAGTGGCCAACATAGCTAGCCACAAGACATGGGACAAGCGCTGCAAATTTCATCTTTCCCAATGCAGCCATTTCCATACCAAATACAGCACCTGTGATCGGAGTTCCAAATGCAGATCCAAACCCGGCACTTATCCCGCTCATGATAAAAATTTTCTTGTCAAGTATGAGTGCCTTGAAAAAGTTATTCACTGCTTCGGCTACACTTGCGCCCATTTGGACAGCTGCGCCTTCCCTTCCGGTGGATCCGCCAAAAAAGACTGTAATAAATGTTGCAACATAGACGATAGGTCCCATTCTCCGAAGAACTTTTTTCTTTCCATGTACAGCGTCAATTACCAGGTTATTTAGCTCAGCTGCATCATTTAATGTGTTATCTAGAAATACCTTTCCATAGTTCATATATAGGTATCCGATGATAATTCCACCAAGAGGAAGAAGGAATATAAGCCATCCGCTTTTTTCCCGTACATCCCCAAGGTAATCGTTTGCCTCTACCAGGAAAGTCGTTGCAGAACCAACAACTAGTCCAATAATCGCTCCGAAAAATACCCATTGACTTAGAAGCGAAAAAACTCTCTTATACTTTTGCAACATATTCATTCTAACGTTACCTCATTTCAACTCTTCGGGATGCTCTTTAATATGCTTTTGATTCTTAATCTCTTTAAAAATATTATCCGAGCTGTTTGATTGTGCAGGCTGGAGGTTCACTGCTGGCTTCGTTTGGGCAGCTTCTATCAACGTTATCAGCATTTGAATGTCCTCTTTAGTTGCGTATTGTTTTTCAGGCTTTAACATATATCCTAACTGGCCATTTGATTCAATCGTCGCCCATTTTAAGTCACTGAAATTTTGAATACTTTGCTGTCTCAACCTTACCTCAAGCATATCAACTGTTAATCGAAGCTTTTTTAAATTGCTTTCATTTAGTTGGCCATTCTCAACCACAAGAAGTGACTTTCCGTAAATAAAGGTCTCTAGAGCATCATATTTCAGAACGATATATTCTATAAAAATAAGAGTGGTGACCATTAAGAATGTTATAACCATGGTAATCCATATGTTTCGCTCACTCACCGGCTGAATAATCAATGAACCAACTGCGATCATCATGACAGTCTGTGCTACCGTTAGCTGTGAAATTGATTTTCTTCCAGCTAAGCGCAAAATCAGCACTCCTCCAATGACAATCACAACAGATTTCCATATAAAATTTAAATCCAAAACATTCACCACCCTATAAAAGCAATCAATAAGTATGTTGCTAAAAAATGTTAATTATTATTCGTGTTAGAACGTTGTGGACCAGAACTTAATAAATTTACGGAGTTACTGAGAGGGAGGGAAGAGCCGAATCAAACCTTGCAGAAAGAAAAAGGGGGGGAATTGTTCTTACACTAATTTGGAAAGGAAAGAGGAAAAGGCTAAACCAGGGAAAATCTTGGTTTAGCCTTTTTATTTATATTATCGAATTTGGAAATATAGGGAGAGTCTATGAT is from Mesobacillus boroniphilus and encodes:
- a CDS encoding chloride channel protein, giving the protein MNMLQKYKRVFSLLSQWVFFGAIIGLVVGSATTFLVEANDYLGDVREKSGWLIFLLPLGGIIIGYLYMNYGKVFLDNTLNDAAELNNLVIDAVHGKKKVLRRMGPIVYVATFITVFFGGSTGREGAAVQMGASVAEAVNNFFKALILDKKIFIMSGISAGFGSAFGTPITGAVFGMEMAALGKMKFAALVPCLVASYVGHYVTTAAWGHKHEEFIIQTVPELSLLTFLKVILLSIIFSLLSISYCQLRHGIQNTTEKIFKKNHMKRAFFGGIIIIVLTVIVGSQDYNGRSLQMLEQSFTEEVPPFAFLGKLIFTAVTLGTGFVGGEAIPIFFMGATLGNALHTFINLPISFLAALGLIAAFSAASNTPVAAFLLALEMFDGKGVEYFFVACVVSYIFSGHHGLWPSQKIYEPKSILFNIANGESIKNVEKKKKGI
- a CDS encoding DUF421 domain-containing protein, producing the protein MNVLDLNFIWKSVVIVIGGVLILRLAGRKSISQLTVAQTVMMIAVGSLIIQPVSERNIWITMVITFLMVTTLIFIEYIVLKYDALETFIYGKSLLVVENGQLNESNLKKLRLTVDMLEVRLRQQSIQNFSDLKWATIESNGQLGYMLKPEKQYATKEDIQMLITLIEAAQTKPAVNLQPAQSNSSDNIFKEIKNQKHIKEHPEELK